A genome region from Hevea brasiliensis isolate MT/VB/25A 57/8 chromosome 9, ASM3005281v1, whole genome shotgun sequence includes the following:
- the LOC110658957 gene encoding 50S ribosomal protein L11, chloroplastic, producing the protein MAFSSLSAYYHLSSSCSKTNCNDNNRNVNVKLFSSLLASPISLSSNPKLSLQFFHQKHSPLVPLTPRRLSVIAMAPPKPAGKAKKVVGLIKLALEAGKATPAPPVGPALGAKGVNIMAFCKDYNAKTADKAGYIIPVEITVYDDRSFTFILKTPPASILLLKAAGVEKGSKDPKREKVGKITIEQCRAIAAEKLPDLNCTTIESAMRIIAGTAANMGIDVDPPVLEPKKKEIL; encoded by the exons aTGGCGTTCTCTTCTCTGTCTGCCTATTATCATCTTAGCTCCTCTTGTTCGAAGACTAATTGTAACGATAATAATAGAAATGTCAACGTTAAGCTGTTCTCTTCTCTTTTAGCTTCGCCCATTAGCTTGTCTTCAAACCCCAAACTTTCTCTGCAATTCTTTCACCAGAAACACTCCCCACTTGTTCCCTTAACTCCCAGACGCCTCTCAGTCATTGCAATGGCTCCCCCTAAGCCAGCTGGGAAGGCCAAAAAAG TCGTTGGGTTGATAAAGCTGGCTCTAGAGGCAGGGAAGGCAACTCCCGCTCCTCCTGTGGGTCCAGCGCTTGGTGCTAAGGGTGTCAACATTATGGCTTTCTGTAAAGATTACAATGCCAAAACCGCTGATAAAGCTGGTTATATCATTCCTGTTGAAATTACCGTCTATGAT GATAGAAGCTTCACTTTCATTTTAAAGACACCACCTGCCTCAATTCTGCTGCTTAAGGCTGCAG GCGTGGAGAAAGGTTCTAAAGACCCAAAGAGAGAGAAAGTGGGTAAGATCACAATTGAGCAATGTCGTGCAATAGCTGCTGAAAAGCTACCGGACTTGAATTGCACCACAATTGAATCAGCAATGAGAATTATAGCAGGCACTGCAGCTAACATGGGGATTGATGTTGATCCTCCTGTTCTTGAACCCAAAAAGAAGGAAATCTTGTAA